One Phalacrocorax aristotelis chromosome 12, bGulAri2.1, whole genome shotgun sequence DNA window includes the following coding sequences:
- the MAPK8 gene encoding mitogen-activated protein kinase 8: MSRSKRDNNFYSVEIGDSTFTVLKRYQNLKPIGSGAQGIVCAAYDAILERNVAIKKLSRPFQNQTHAKRAYRELVLMKCVNHKNIIGLLNVFTPQKSLEEFQDVYIVMELMDANLCQVIQMELDHERMSYLLYQMLCGIKHLHSAGIIHRDLKPSNIVVKSDCTLKILDFGLARTAGTSFMMTPYVVTRYYRAPEVILGMGYKENVDIWSVGCIMGEMIKGGVLFPGTDHIDQWNKVIEQLGTPCPEFMKKLQPTVRTYVENRPKYAGYSFEKLFPDVLFPADSEHNKLKASQARDLLSKMLVIDASKRISVDEALQHPYINVWYDPSEAEAPPPKIPDKQLDEREHTIEEWKELIYKEVMDLEERTKNGVIRGQPAPLGAAMINGSQHPSSSSSVNDVSSMSTDPTLASDTDSSLETSAGPLGCCR, from the exons ATGAGCAGAAGCAAGCGTGACAACAATTTCTACAGTGTTGAAATTGGAGACTCTACTTTCACTGTATTGAAACGGTATCAAAACTTAAAACCAATAGGATCAGGAGCACAAGGGATAGTATG tgcAGCTTATGATGCCATCCTCGAACGAAATGTTGCAATCAAGAAGTTAAGCCGACCATTTCAGAACCAAACCCATGCTAAAAGAGCCTACAGAGAGCTTGTTCTTATGAAGTGTGTTAATCATAAAAAT ATAATTGGCCTGCTGAATGTGTTCACACCACAAAAATCCCTGGAAGAATTTCAAGACGT cTACATAGTGATGGAGCTCATGGATGCAAATCTCTGCCAAGTGATTCAGATGGAGCTAGACCATGAACGAATGTCTTACCTTCTTTATCAAATGCTGTGTGGTATCAAACATCTTCATTCAGCTGGAATTATACATAGG gatttaaagCCCAGTAATATAGTAGTAAAGTCAGACTGCACTTTGAAGATTCTTGACTTTGGACTGGCCAGAACTGCAGGAACTAGTTTTATGATGACGCCTTATGTAGTGACTCGTTACTACAGAGCACCAGAGGTCATCCTAGGGATGGGATACAAAGAAAACG ttgacATTTGGTCAGTTGGGTGCATCATGGGAGAAATGATCAAAGGTGGTGTTTTATTTCCTGGTACAGATC ATATTGATCAATGGAATAAAGTAATAGAGCAGCTAGGAACACCATGCCCTGAATTTATGAAGAAATTACAGCCTACAGTCCGAACTTATGTGGAGAACAGACCTAAATATGCTGGATATAGTTTTGAAAAACTATTCCCAGATGTCCTTTTCCCAGCTGACTCTGAACACAATAAGCTTAAAG caagTCAAGCAAGGGATTTGTTATCAAAAATGCTGGTTATAGATGCTTCTAAGAGAATCTCTGTGGATGAAGCCCTGCAGCACCCATATATCAATGTTTGGTATGATCCATCAGAAGCAGAAGCT cctcCACCAAAGATACCAGATAAGCAGTTAGATGAGAGGGAGCACACGATAGAAGAATGGAAAG agTTGATATACAAAGAAGTCATGGACCTGGAGGAGAGAACCAAGAACGGGGTTATACGCGGACAACCAGCCCCTTTAG GTGCAGCAATGATCAATGGCTCTCAACACCCATCTTCATCGTCATCCGTCAATGATGTGTCTTCAATGTCAACGGATCCAACATTGGCCTCTGATACAGACAGCAGTCTAGAAACCTCAGCTGGACCTCTGGGTTGCTGTAGATGA